A genomic window from Polaribacter gangjinensis includes:
- a CDS encoding DUF6089 family protein, whose product MKNSILLLIVINFSCILRAQVYEAGIFLGGSNYIGDIGRTNYIYPNKFAGGLIFKYNWNPRVALRTTYSYLPIEANDLEADTDFKVSRGLQFKNTIHELAIGLEYNFYEYDLSSDDKTWTPYILLEVAAFNYNYVVNEPVPNQFTYDTKNAFAIPFGFGIKSKLMGKLAIAFETKFRYTFNDDLDYTSPTIPRLNVGGTNNDWYVFSGVSLLYTFGRPACYSNGL is encoded by the coding sequence ATGAAAAACAGTATATTATTACTCATAGTTATCAATTTTTCTTGTATTTTACGTGCACAAGTGTACGAAGCAGGAATCTTTTTAGGGGGCTCAAATTACATTGGTGATATCGGGAGAACAAACTACATATATCCCAATAAATTTGCAGGCGGTTTGATTTTCAAATATAATTGGAATCCCAGAGTTGCTTTGAGAACAACTTATAGTTATTTGCCAATTGAAGCAAATGATTTAGAAGCAGATACTGATTTTAAAGTTTCAAGAGGATTGCAATTTAAAAATACCATTCACGAATTGGCTATAGGACTAGAATATAATTTTTATGAATACGATTTATCATCAGATGATAAAACTTGGACGCCATATATTCTGTTAGAAGTAGCCGCATTTAATTACAATTATGTGGTGAATGAACCTGTTCCGAATCAATTTACTTACGATACAAAAAATGCGTTTGCGATTCCTTTTGGGTTTGGAATCAAATCAAAATTAATGGGTAAACTTGCCATTGCTTTTGAGACAAAGTTCAGATATACTTTTAACGACGATTTAGATTATACCTCCCCTACAATCCCTAGGTTAAACGTTGGTGGCACCAATAATGATTGGTACGTGTTTTCGGGCGTATCTCTTTTATACACTTTTGGCAGACCCGCCTGTTATTCAAATGGATTATAG